The stretch of DNA ACACTGTTGCCGGCTACATTGCGGATACCCTGCTCCAGTGAAACCGCCTGCTTCCAGTCGCCGGCGCCGCTCCAGGAGCCAATCATATCACGCTGGCGGGTAGCTAGGGGACCAACCAAGGCAATAGTGCCCACTTTTTTGAGGGGCAGGGTGTTGTTGCTGTTTTTAAGCAGCACCATGCTTTTGCGCGCAATGTCGCGGGCATCGGCTACGTACTCCTTCTTCATCATGGTAGCCTTGGCCCGCTTCTCATTGGTATAGAGATAGGGGTCTTGGAACAGGCCTAGCTTGTACTTGGCTTCCAGAATCCGACGGCAGGCCAGGTCAATCTGCTCCTGCTTCACGGTGCCATCCTTCAGGTTTTGAGCGAGATTCTTGAGGAATATTTCCCCCACCATGTCCTGGTCGATGCCTGCGTTCAGGGCCAGCGCCGACACCTGAGCATCGTTGCCCATGCCGTGGGCGCTCATTTCGTTGATGGCGGTATAGTCGGTGGCCACAAAACCATCGAAACCCCAATGATTCCGCAACAACTCCGTCATCAGCCACTTGTTGCCGGTAGCCGGAATGCCATTGATGTCATTAAACGACGACATCATGGAGCCCGCACCGGCCTCTACTGCGGCTTTGTAGGGCGGCAGGTACTCGTTGTACATGCGCACCAGGCTCATGTCGGTGGTGTTGTAGTCACGGCCGGCTTCGGCGGCACCGTAGAGGGCAAAGTGCTTCACGCAGGCCATTACGGTGTTGTTTTTGGTCAGGTCAGAGCCCTGGTAGCCGCGCACCATTACGCGGGCAATCTGAGAGCCCAGATAAGGGTCCTCGCCCGAGCCTTCAGAGATACGGCCCCAGCGCGGGTCGCGGGCAATGTCTACCATGGGCGAGTACACCCAGTTGATACCGTCGGCAGAGGCCTCTTCGGCAGCAATGCGGGCACTACGCTCAATGGCCTGCAGGTCCCAGCTGGAGGCCAGACCTAGCGCAATCGGGAAAATGGTGCGGTGGCCGTGAATTACGTCGTAGCCGAAAATGAGCGGAATATGCAGGCGCGACTCCTTCACGGCCATTTCCTGCAGCTTGCGCGCGGCTTTAGGCGTGAAGGTGTTCAGCACCGAGCCCACATTGCCCTTGCGGATGTTGGCATCCACGTCTTTGCTTACTACGGGCCCGGTCACGTCAAAGCCCACCGTAATCATGTTGAGCTGGCCAATCTTTTCTTCCAGCGTCATCTTCTGCATCAGGTCGCTGATGAACTTGTTCATCTTCTGATCATCGGCCGACGGAGCAGTGGCGGTAGTGGAGTCGGCGTTGTGCGCTTGCAGCTGCGGCGTTAGCAACCCCAACGACATAAGCAGGGCAGTTCGGAAAACACGTTTCATATGGGAATGGAAAGGAATTAAGAATCAGAGCAAGTCAGTGAGGTGAGCAATCTGCACCCCCTTTACTGAGCTGAGTTGAAGCAACGCTACCGCTTCATAGCAGAAACCTGGAGCTACAGAGATGCGACAGCGCGGCCCAGAGGACGACTTGTTTCTACTTACCTCGCTTCAACAACAGCAAAACGTAACGCTACTTCACTGCCAGCACAGAAGTGCGCGACGAAACGCCGTTTTCGTTGATAGCCTCAATGGTATAGTAATAAGGCAGGTCTTTGTCCATGCCTTTGAAGTAATATTCGGCGGCTCCGTGCACCATTATGCAGCTGTAGAGCTTGTCGGGCGCTATTCCTACGTGAATGTTGTAGGCGTAGGCATCAGCAGAAGGAGTCCAATTTAACCAGGCACTGCGCTTGTCCTTCTCGGTGCGCAATACTACAAAACCTTTTACTTGGTTGGGTGGTGAACCACTCCCAAGCCCAAAAATTCGTAGGCCACTCAGGGCAAACTTACCCGTGGGCATATGGATATTTTCAAGCTTAAGGTAGCGCGTTTGTACTGGCCTAGCTAGCTCAATATAGTCGTGGGGCACATCAGTCTGGTTGCGGCTTTTGTCTACCAGCACCTTCCACTTCCTGCCGTCTTTCGACTCCCACAGCCTGTACTGATGATAAATTCCCTGCTGCTTGCCCAGGAATGCTGCATCTTGGTCAGCATAGTTAATCTGGATGGCATGTACCGTACTCAAACTACCTAAGTCAGTTTGTAGATACTCGCCCTTATTGCCCGTAGCAGCACTCCAGCACGTTTTTATACTCTCATCAACGGCATAATTGGGCTCATACCCACCAAGCGTAGATGACACCTGCACGGGCTTTTGGTAGTTAAGCAGCATCCAGCCTGTGAACCGACTTTTGAGGTGGTCCTCGGGACCGGTGGGCAGGTAGTGCGGATAGTCGCCAAAATCAGTATTGGCGTACAGCACGCCGTCTTTATCAAAACCCGCGGGCCATAGGCCTAGCCGTCGTTCAAAATTGTTTTTTACCGATATCACCATGGTAGACAAGTGCCACCAGTTACCCCAGGTATCCTGAAAGGTGTTGCCATGGCCCGCCCCACGGGCAAAACCACCGGGCTTATAGGCAAATGGGTTGTGCTTTTGCGGGGTAAAGGGGCCTAGCGGCTTGTCACTTATCTGCACCCCATCGGCGTAGCCGCTAAATTCAGTGCCCGGGGCTCCATACTGCAAGTAATACTTTCCCTGATACTTAGTCATCCAGGCACCCTCCATAAAGGGGGACAGGAACGTGTTATCTAAGTATTCACCAAAGCGCTGCCAGCCAAACTGCTTGTCGTTGAGCCCGAACATAGTTTTGGGCTGCCCGATGGGCTGGAAGGTTTTGCGGCTGATTTGCTGGCCATAAAGCGGAAACTCATTGCTGCTGCCCCAATACAGATACAATTTGCCGTCATCATCGAGAAAAAAGGCCGGGTCCCAGGCGCCAATCTGGAATGGCTCCACGGCCTCCCTCCACTCATTGGCCTTGGGGTTGGTGCTCATCCAGATGGGGAAGTTTTTCTCGTGAGTTGAGCCAAAAACCAACAGCGTGTCACCTAGCACAAACACGGCGGGGGCGCACAGGTCATCATATACCTTGTGTTGGGGCTTGAGGAAAGAGCGGGAAATAAACTTCCAGTTGTAGAGGTCCTTGCTCCACCAGTAGCCCCACTGGTTAGTGCTGAATAGGTAATACTCTCCTTTATATAGGGTAATAACCGGGTCGGCGGTGGCGCGGTGCCGGCCCGCTTCCGCAAAGTTCGGGATGGGCGTGTAGCCGTAATCCAGGTTCAGCGGGTTGCAATACGTACGCTGGCCTGGGCTGGAGGCTGGCTGGGCCTGTCCTGGACCAGAGAGGCCTAGCAGCGCGGAAAGAAGCAGGAGCAGGATTCGGGGCATGGTGGAGGATAGTACTTAAGAGGACCATCAGGCTGAGCGCAGTCGAAGCAACGCTACCGCTTCAATGCCGATACCTAGGCCAGTTGACCTGGCCAGCAGCAAAGCGGCTTCGACTGCGCTCAGCATGATGGTCTGCCTTTTAGTAAACAGCTTACTTCTTTACTTGTGGGCTTTCGAAGCCCAGCTTCGTGAGGCCGCGCTGCACATCGGGGCTGCTCATGAAAAGCTTCCAGAGCAGGCCCGAACGGTGATTTTCAATCATGCCCACAATGGGGCCCTGGTCAATGGCCAGGTGCGACTTAGCGTACCAGTTGTGGTGCTCACTAAAGCCATCAACAAACCCGTACTCGCTCCAAATCTTGTCGCCGAGGTCGTTGTAGAAATGCTTCATAGCCGCCATAGACTCCTGGGGGGCATACGGCATAGCCGATAACGCCGCAGTGGGCGAAATCACTCCTAAGTCTTCGGTGGGCGAGTGGGCTGCGTACCCTTTGTAGCTGTCAGAAGCCGTTAGGCCCCAGCTATTGGGGCCGTAGCCCTTGTACTTCTTGGGGTTATCAACGCAGTAAGCGTAATTGATGCGGGTGTGCGCCTGGTTTTGCTGCCAGTAATCGGCGTACTGGTCTTTCAGACCGCGGGGGTCAAGGCCCAGAAACGTGTAGTGCGAGAAAAACAGCGGCCCACCGTAGTCAAAGCCTAAGGGCAGCTTGATGTTGTAGAACTCCTTGCCGTTTTTGAAGTAGTCGCCGGTAGCCCAGCCCTGGTCATACACCTTCTTATCGATGGCGTACTTAGGCGATGATGCGGCCAGTACATAGGTTATCAGGCACTCATTCCAGCCATGAATCTGGTGGTTCATGCTCCAGCCGTTGTTGGGGCTCCAGTGCCAGTACAGCACGTTTTGGCCGCCTTGGGTGTGCCAGTTCCACTCCACCCCTTCCCACATCCAAAGAATGTGGTTGCGTAGGTCCTGCTCGGTTTTGCTGGCGCCGGTAAAGTATTGGCGGGCGCAAATCAGGCCCTCAAACAGAAAGGAAGTTTCTACCAGGTCGCCGCCATCATCTTTCTGGCTGAAGCGAATAACCTTGCCCGTAGCTCCATTCAGCCAGTGCGGAAACACGCCGTGGAAGGAATCAGACTTCTCCAGAAACTTCACGATTTTGAAAATGCGGCCGGCCGCCTCTTCCCTTGGAATCCACTTGCGCTCGGCGGCCACGATAATGGCCATAATTCCGAAGCCCGTGCCCCCCGTGGTGACTACCTCATTGCCGTACTCGTAGGCCACATTGCTCCGCTCGCGGGCCATGCCGGATACGGGGTGCCCGAAGTCCCAGAAGTAGCGGAAGGTTTGCCGCTGCACCAGGTCCAGCAGCTGCTCATCCGTTAGGTTCTTGGGGCGTTTCCTGGGGTCGAAGGTAGTGGCAGTGATTGGCGCTTTTTTAGCGGCTGGCTTTTGCTGAGCCCCCACTAGGCCAGGGAGCAGCAGCCAGAAAAATATCAGAAAGCGTGTTTTCATATAGTAGTGTTTAGCGGGCCCCGAGAAGGAAAGGCCGCCCCACGGCAGATTCGCAGAACGACCTTTACCTTACCTGGCCACTTAGTACCCAGGGTTTTGGGTGAGCTGACCGCCGCTCAAGTCAATTTGCTCCTGCGGGATGGGGAATAGCTCATTTTTACCCTTCGTGAACGTTTTGCCCTGCGCCGCGAAAATGGGCACAATGCGGCCAGGCTGCACGCTCTCCTGGCGCACCAGGTCAAAGAACCGGTCATGCTCCAGGGCCAGTTCTACGCGGCGCTCCTGCCAGATATTGGCCAGTGTAACGGTAGTGCGGGCGGGCAGGCCAGCCCGTGACCGAACCAGGTTAAGATTAGTTAGCGCAACGGCCGTGTTACCCGTTTGAAAAGCGGCCTCGGCGTTAATGAGCAGCACCTCGGCGTAGCGCATCACCCGAATGTTCTTGGGCAGAAAATCGTTGTTGCCGCAGTTTTTCTCCTGGGTGCGGCTGTGGTAAGCCTTATAGCTGTACCGGAAGTTCTCTACTGAGTCTTTGCTCGGAATGCGGAAGCCATCCCAGAGCACCGTACCCGTGCGGGCCGTGGTGATAAAGATGATGCTGCCCGCCCGGCGCTTGTCGCCGGGTTCGTAGGCATCGGCCAACTGCTGGGTAGGAGTATTAAATCCAAAACCCAGGTCGGCCCAGCCACCGCGGCCGCCTGAGCGTGGCCCCTGGCTTACGGTGTAGAGCTCCACCGCCGAGTTGTTACAGGCGGAGTTAATGCCCGTTTGCACCTCAAAAATCGACTCCTGACTGTTGGCCCCTACCTCGCGCCAAATCCCCTCATAGTTAGGATACAGACCGTATGCCCCCGATTTGCCCGTGATAATTTCATTGGTGAGGGCGTAGGCCTGCTGGTAGTTTTTCTGGTAGAGATACACCTTGGCCAGCATAGCCTGCGCGGCAGCTTTGGTAGCGCGGCCGGTTTCGGTGGCTCCCTTCAGGGGCAGGTTGTTGGCCGCAAACTGCAGGTCATCAATAATGAGCTGGTAAATTTCCTGGGCGGTGGCCCGCTTCTGTAGCTCGGGGTTATTCAGCTCTGAGGCGGCCGGCACCCGGTCTAGCTTCGGCACGCCGCCAAACAGGCGCACCATGTTGAAGTAGAAATACCCGCGCAGAAACCTTACTTCGCCAATCAGGCGGTTGCGGGTGGTTTCCGGGGCAGGACTCAGCGGAATCTTATCAAGGGCCTGGTTTGCCCGGTTGATACCCTGGAAATACCCCTTCCAAGCATTGTTGACCACCCCATTGGTTGCATTCAGGGTGAGGTTGTCAACTTCAGCGGCGGCGGAGTAGTCTTGGGGCGTGCTGCCTTTGTCGGAGTCGTCGGAGGCAATATCCGTCAGAATCACGAACTGCAGGCCGTGAATATCGGGTCCAAAACCACCCAGATACATGGTGTTGTACACCCCATCAACGAGCTTCTGTGCCGCCGCGGGGTCAGTGCGGATTTGGTCCTCGGTGAGCTGGCCCTGGGGAGCTACTTCCAGGAAATCTTTACAGCCTACGGCACCTGCCGTAAGCGCCAGGCCTAGCGCCGCCAGGTAGAAGCGCCGGGAAATAGTAGTTGCTATGGCTTTCATGAGGCGACGGACTTAGAAATTAACATTGAGACCGAGCGCGAGCGTGCGGCTGGTGGGGTACGTGGTAGCTTCAATGCCCGCATCCAAGGGGCCACCAGGCAGCTCCGGCGTAAAGCCCGAGTAGTTGGTGATGGTGAACAGGTTCTGGCCCGTGGCAAACACCCGCAGCGAGGAAATGTGCGCCCGCTTGGTGAGGTCGGCGGGAATGGTGTAGCCCAGTACCAGGTTGTTCAGCCGAATGTAGGAGCCCGACTCAATGAAATACGTGGAATTTGGCGTGTTGCTGCGAATAGCAAACGGGTCGGTCTGCGACGGATTAGTCGGGGTCCAGCGGTTATTGGCGAAGTCCGATTCAATGTTGTCCGTCACGGCGTTGCTGGCCTGCCGCTTGTAGTTGTACACGTCATTGTTCACGTTGCCCGAAAACACAAACGAGAAATCAAGCCCCTTGTAGTTGAGCCCGCCGTTGATGCCAAAGTACATGGGCGGCTGGTACGAGCCCGCGTATACCCGGTCGTTAGGATCAATCACGCCGTCGCCGTTTGTGTCAGCGTACTTCAGGTCACCGGGTTGGGGCGTCAGGAAGGTATACTTCGGATAGGCATCAATCTCGGCCTGGTTCTGAAATACTCCTACTGCCTTCAGCACGTAGAAGCTGCCCGCAGCTACCCCGTTACCGGAGCGTGTTACGTTGTTGGCACCGCCAAACAAGGCTTGCCCGCCGTTGAGAGCCTCAATACGGTTCTTGTTGAAAGTGGCATTCACCCCAAAGTTGTAGGAAAAGTCGTCACCTACGTTGTTGCGCCAGGTAAGGGCCGCCTCCACGCCACGGTTGCTGATGTCGGCGGCGTTGGTAATGTACTGGTTGTTGGGGTCACCGAACAGGGCCGGAATGTTCACCGGAATCAGGGCGTCGGTGGTGGTTTTGCGGTAGTAGGTTAGCTCACCGGTCAGGTGGTTGTTTAGCGTGGCAAACTCCACGGCCGCATCATACTCCGTGGTTACTTCCCAGCGTACATCCCGGTCTTTAATCTGACTGATAACAGCCCCCAGCACAGGCGCGTTGTTGAACACATACGGGATGTTCACATCGGCCGTGGTGATGTAGGCGTTGGCATCAATCTGGTCGTTGCCGAGCTGCCCATAGCTGGCGCGCAGCTTCAGGAAGTTCAGTACGTTCTGATCTTTCAGGAATCCCTCCTCAGTCAGTACCCAGCCCAGGCCTAACGAGGGAAACAGCCCCCAGCGCTGACTGGAGTTGAACTTAGAGGTGCCATCGTAGCGCACGTTCGTTGTCAGCAGGTACTTATCGGCGAAGGCGTAGTTGATGCGGCCCAGGAACGAAAGGCGCCGATCTTTCCCCAGCACGGGTGAGCCGTTGACGGACGTATTCGGGTCGCCGGTGCCAAGGTACCACTGGTTCGGGTCTTCGGGCACGTTGCGCCGGCTGCCAGAAAGGGAGTTGGTGTTTCCCTCTTCCATCACGGTACCGGCCAGCACCGTCAGGTTGTGCTTCTCAGCAAAAACCCGCTGGTAGGTGGCCGTATTTTCCCAGAGGTAGCGGCTGCTGTTGATCTGGGTTACATCGAGAGAGCTCTGCGGATTGCGCTGGTTGCCCCCGGCGGCCAGGAACGTTTGCTCATCATTGAGGTACTGATAGTTGTAAACGCGCCGGTTGTTGAAACTCAGGTCAACGTTGATAGCTGAGCGCAGTGTGAGCCCCTCAATGGGCAGAAAATTCAGGCCTACGTTGCCTTGCAGGCGATTCTCGTAGGAGCGATTATTGTTCTTCTCAATGTCGAGAAGGGGGTTGCCCACGTTGCCAAAGGCGGAGGTATTGCCGTAGCGGCCACCCTCCTTGGCCGTAATAATGGGCGCCGCGCGGTACGAATTCTGGAAGGCCGTCCCGAAGTTTACATCCCGGGTATTGGCCCGACTAAATGAAGCCTGCGAGTTGATGCTGAACTTAGGCGAGATGGTAAAGTCGGTGTTGGAGCGGACGGTCAGGCGGGAAAACTTGTTGTTGATGGCCAGGCCATCATCCTGCAAAATATTGCCGCTGAAGTAGTACCTCACGCTCTCGTTCGCTCCCGATACTGCCAGATTATGGTTCTGGTACATGGCTCGCCGCAGAAGCTGGTCGTACCAGTCGGTGTCGGCGGTGGTGGTGGGTATCGTTACGTTGGGGGAAGTGCTGCGCAGGTACTCTATGTATTGCCCCGCATCGGCCATTTTCACCAGGTGAGCGGCTTGCTTGAAGCCAATGGTGGTGTTATAGCTTAACACCGGCTTGCCCTGCTTGCCCTTTTTGGTGGTTACGATGATAACGCCGTTGGCGCCGCGCACCCCGTAGATAGCCGCCGCCGAGGCATCCTTGAGTACGTCAATCGTCTCAATATCGGAGTTGCTCAGGTTACGGATGTCGGTGGTTTGCACGCCATCTACCACGTACAAGGGGTTGGCGCCGGCCAGCAGCGTACCCGTGCCTCGTATCCGGACTACGGGTTGAGCATTAGGCGTGCCGTCGGTGGTGATTTGCACGCCGGCCGTTTTGCCTTGCAGCGCCTGGGTTGGTGTCTGCACCGGCTGGTTCACAATTTCCTCGCCCTCAATGCGCGCCACGGCCCCGGTTACGTCCTGCTTGCGCTGGGTGCCATAGCCCACTACCACAACCTCGCTGAGGGCTTGTGAGTCGGGGGCCAGGTTTACATCAACAGTAGTGCGCCCTCCTATTGCTACCTCCTGAGAGGTGTAGCCAATAAAGGAGAACACCAGGGTCCCATTATCAGGGGCAACAAGGGTGTAGCGCCCCTCCAGGTCGGTTTGGGTACCCGTGGCTGAGCCTTTCACTACCACGTTTACGCCGGGCAGCCCCGCTCCTTTTTCATCCACTACCCGGCCGGTTATGGTAACGTCGGCGAGGGCAGCTGGCCGCAGAATAATACCGCTGGCAAAGGGCTCGTAGGCAATGTTTAACGGGGTGAAGAGTGTGTGCAGCACCTGGCCTAGTGGTTGGCCGGCGGCCGTAATAGACACCCGGCGCCCGGCGCCAATCAGCTGCCGGCTGTACTGAAAGCGTACGTTGGTCTGGCTCTCAATCTTGTTGAGTACCGAATGCACGGTTTCGTCCTGGGCAACCAGCGTGATGGGCTGCTCCAATACGTCTTGCGCCCTAGTGGGCAAGGCCGTGGCGGTAGCCATACTGCTCAGCAGCGTGATGCACAGGGGCTGCAACAGGGCAGCGCGGGTAAGTAAATGAGGTGGGGGGAAGTGTAGGGGATTTTTCATGCGTAAGGTGGGATTGGGAAAACTCACGGCACTGAACAGGTCGCGGGGAAACCGGAAACCACGTGTCAGCTCAGGCAACTCAGCTGGCCACTAACGATTCCGTAGTTGCGGGTACAATGAGGGTTTTATATACTCATAGGCAAGAAAAAAGTGAGCTGCAGGTGGCCTAGCGAACTACGCAGCCGGGGCTGCGGAACAGAATATGGGTTTCAGATTTCTTATAAGAAGCGCCCATAGTTTTGCAAAGCACATTGAGCTTATGGTAGAGCGACTCATCACTTAGGTTCAGGGTAACGGTGCAGTTAGCCAATTGGGCAGGGTCATACTGAATATCAACGCCGTAGGCCTCTTCCAGGGCTGACAGCACCTCCGTCACCGGTCGGTCATCGAATACAAACGATTGCGGAGTGATCTGCACTGGCTGGGCCACCAGCTGCCGCTGCAGCTCATGGCGCACCGGCGAGTACACTGCTTGCTGGTTGGGCAACACCACCACCGCCTTAGGTAAGCTGCCCCCCCCTAACGATGTCGCGGCCAGCGGGTTTACGCGCACCCGGCCAGTTCTTACCTTCACCACTACCGGTTCAGCCCCATCGGGGGCGCGCACCAGGAAGCTGGTACCCAGCACCGTTGTCACCACGTTGTTGGTGTATACCCGGAACGGATGCGCTTTATCAGGGTGAATATCGAAGAAGGCCTCCCCTCTCAGGTATACGGTGCGGTGGGCCGCTGCAAAACGGCGCGGGTACTTTAGCTGGCCCTGAGGTGACACTTGCACAGTGCTGCCATCGGTGAGGTGAATGGTTTGGGGTTGCGCCGTAGTATTTACAAATAACTGCCAATCAGCTGCTTGCTGAACTACAGCAGCAGGACCTGTAGTGGGCCGGGTAAGCCACTGCTGAGCACCAACCCCAAGGCCCAACGCCAGCAGCGCCGCCGCTGCCCACCCGATGCCACCCGCGTACCAGCGCCGACTGGTTGGCTGACTCGAATCTTCAGCGTCGAGAGACTGGGCTTCAATGCGCTGCCAGAGCTCTGCCCGCAGCTGTTCGCGCTCAGCCGGACTGAGCGTAAGCGGAGGCTGCTGGTGGCCTAGCAGGCTATACCATTGCTCCACCACTCGCCTTTCGTCGGGCGTACATTCACCTTGCTGATAGCGCTGCAGAAGGTAGAGAAAGTCAGTTTGCTTCATAGCGTATCAGCGAAACACAGGCAGCGGGTTATTGATACAGTCGATTAACTCGGCTGTATCCCTAGTCTGCAATTAAATTTTTTCTAAAAAAGATGCAGCTATACCCCAGCAGGGCAGCCATTTGCTTGGCAAAGGCCCTAAATATCCTTATTTAATTCCTTCAACATCAGTCACTTGTCTTATAACATCACTACCAGCAGCAGTACCGCCAGAAAATCGCGCAGGCTCACCCGTAATACCTTCAGGGCTCGGGTGAGGTGATACTCCACGGTTTTGCGGGAGATGTTGAGGCGCACGGCTATTTCAGGCACCGATTGGTGCTCCAGCCGGCTCAACCGAAACACCTCACGGGTGTGCTCGGGCAGCCGCATCAGGCTGTTTACCAGGGCCAGAGAAAGGTCGTCGGCCGCTACGGTTTCCTCGGTGCTGTGGTCTTCGGGCGCTACTTGCAGGCGGGTGCGCTCTTGGTAGTTAACCTGCGTGAGCCGGGCCTTGAGCACATCTATCACCCGGTATTTTATTGCCTTTAGTAAATAGGGCTGCAGGGTCTGGATATCCTGGGTGTGCCGTTTGAGCCAGAGTGCGGCAAATAAGTCTTGCACAATTTCCTCGGCGGCTTCCCGGGAGCTGAGCTTGCGGTAGGCCACGGCCAGCAGCTGCTCCCAATACCGCGCATAAATTTCTGCAAAGGCCTGCTTATCATCTGCCCGCAATGCCCGCACCAGGGCCTCATCGGTACAGGCGGCGTACAACTGGTGGGGCTTGAGTGATGGAGGTTGGGACGAAGGCATGGGCGCGCGGCAAGACAAACGTAGCATACTTCTCAGCAGGCTCTACCCAAATCCGGTTGCAAGCCTGCAGCTGTAGTCGTTGCCGGATGTATACGGGGCAACCCGGTAGTTTGGTGCCGGCAGGGCTGGCTCCTGAAAAATTGGTTATACGGGAGCGACTTGCACCAGCTAACTTGCTGCCCTGCTTATCTACTTATTACGCGTTGCCTACCTCCTTAGCACCCGCTAAACTCTTGTTCATCTGCAGCCAAAACCGTTGGCGCAGCCTCACGGCAGAACGGCTCTTTGACGGCCACCCCACCTACGAAGCCCGCTCGGCGGGTACTGAGCCGGGTGCCCGCGTGCGGGTTACGGCCGGGCACCTGGGCTGGGCCGATGTGGTGCTGGTAATGGAACGCAAGCACACTGAT from Hymenobacter taeanensis encodes:
- a CDS encoding low molecular weight protein tyrosine phosphatase family protein codes for the protein MPTSLAPAKLLFICSQNRWRSLTAERLFDGHPTYEARSAGTEPGARVRVTAGHLGWADVVLVMERKHTDILRQKFGDALAGKLIINLRIPDKFQFMDHILQDLLRERVREHIGPDAL
- a CDS encoding RNA polymerase sigma factor; protein product: MPSSQPPSLKPHQLYAACTDEALVRALRADDKQAFAEIYARYWEQLLAVAYRKLSSREAAEEIVQDLFAALWLKRHTQDIQTLQPYLLKAIKYRVIDVLKARLTQVNYQERTRLQVAPEDHSTEETVAADDLSLALVNSLMRLPEHTREVFRLSRLEHQSVPEIAVRLNISRKTVEYHLTRALKVLRVSLRDFLAVLLLVVML
- a CDS encoding FecR family protein → MKQTDFLYLLQRYQQGECTPDERRVVEQWYSLLGHQQPPLTLSPAEREQLRAELWQRIEAQSLDAEDSSQPTSRRWYAGGIGWAAAALLALGLGVGAQQWLTRPTTGPAAVVQQAADWQLFVNTTAQPQTIHLTDGSTVQVSPQGQLKYPRRFAAAHRTVYLRGEAFFDIHPDKAHPFRVYTNNVVTTVLGTSFLVRAPDGAEPVVVKVRTGRVRVNPLAATSLGGGSLPKAVVVLPNQQAVYSPVRHELQRQLVAQPVQITPQSFVFDDRPVTEVLSALEEAYGVDIQYDPAQLANCTVTLNLSDESLYHKLNVLCKTMGASYKKSETHILFRSPGCVVR